Proteins encoded by one window of Girardinichthys multiradiatus isolate DD_20200921_A chromosome 14, DD_fGirMul_XY1, whole genome shotgun sequence:
- the LOC124881038 gene encoding tripartite motif-containing protein 16-like, translated as MAQRGIQLEKVSCSICLDLLKDPVTIPCGHSYCRNGIKTHWDVEDKMRIPRCPQCRKTFIRKPVLEKNILLAELVEDLKKTGLQAAPADHCYAGPEDVACDVCTGRKMKAVKSCLVCLTSYCENHLQPHYDVTGLKKHKLVEPSKELQQNICTPTSLIQKRSSDVKQQIRSQQETEVSRVKDLQEKLEQKITELKKKDAELKQLSNTEDHNQFLHNYPSLSALSESTHSSSINIRPLRYFEDVTAAVSELRDKLQDILRDTWTNISLRVTEGEVLLSEPKTRPGFLKHSQEIALDPNTANRKLLLSEGNRKVTRVDEEQTRPDHPDRLTCWFQVLSRESLTGCCYWEVQWRGREVDVVVSYKNISRAGRSDESLFGANNKCWVLYCNTDSYRFYHNNNLTPVSGPVSSRIGVYLDHRAGILSFYSVSETMTLLHRVQTTFTQPLHAGIGICNVYESSAEFIKLK; from the exons ATGGCTCAGAGAGGAATTCAGCTGGAGAAAGTCTCTTGTTCCATCTGTTTGGATCTACTGAAGGATCCAGTGACTATTCCCTGTGGACACAGCTACTGCAGGAACGGTATTAAGACCCACTGGGATGTAGAGGACAAGATGAGAATCCCCAGGTGCCCTCAGTGCAGGAAAACCTTCATTAGAAAGCCTGTCCTGGAGAAGAACATCCTCTTAGCAGAGTTAGTGGAGGATCTGAAGAAGACTGGACTCCAAGCTGCTCCAGCTGATCACTGCTATGCTGGACCTGAAGATGTGGCCTGTGATGTCTGCACTGGGAGGAAGATGAAAGCTGTCAAGTCCTGTCTGGTTTGTTTGACTTCTTACTGTGAGAATCACCTCCAACCTCACTATGATGTCACTGGATTAAAGAAACACAAGCTGGTGGAGCCCTCTAAAGAGctacaacagaacatctgcactCCAACCTCA CTCATCCAGAAAAGAAgctctgatgtgaagcagcagatcagaTCCCAGCAGGAAACTGAAGTGAGTCGAGTCAAAGATCTtcaggagaagctggagcagAAGATCACTGAGCTGAAGAAGAAAGATGCTGAGCTGAAGCAGCTCTCAAACACAGAGGATCACAACCAGTTTCTCCACAACTACCCCTCACTGTCAGCACTCAGTGAGTctacacactcatccagcatcaatattcgtcctctgagatactttgaggatgtgacagcagctgtgtcagagctcagagataaactacaggacatcctgagagacacatggacaaacatctcactgagaGTCACTGAAGGGGAGGTTTTACTGTCAGAACCAAAGACTAGGCCTGGTTTCTTAAAACACTCACAAGAAATTGCTTTAgatccaaacacagcaaacaggaagCTGTTATTATCTGAGGGGaacagaaaagtaacaagaGTGGATGAAGAACAGACTCGCCCTGATCATCCAGACAGATTAACTTGTTGGTTTCAGGTTCTGAGTAGAGAGAGTCTGACTGGATGTTGTTACTGGGAGGTGCAGTGGAGAGGAAGAGAAGTTGATGTAGTAGTTTCATACAAGAATATCAGCAGAGCAGGAAGATCAGATGAATCTTTATTTGGAGCCAATAACAAATGTTGGGTTTTATATTGTAACACAGACAGTTACAGGTTTTATCACAACAACAATCTAACTCCAGTATCAGGTCCAGTTTCCTCCAGAATAGGAGTGTATCTGGATCACAGAGCAGGTATTCTGTCTTTCTACAGCGTCTCTGAAACCatgactctcctccacagagtccagaccacatTCACTCAGCCTCTACATGCTGGAATTGGGATTTGTAATGTTTATGAATCCTCTGCTGAGTTCATTAAACTGAAATAA